The genomic stretch ACCCATTATCCGTTACTGCTTGATAAAATAAGACAGTTTACTCCCGGACATATCCGCATCATCGCACAAGGAGAATATGTAGCCCGAAGTCTGCAGGACTATTTGAACCGCCATCCTGAAATGGACGCACGTTGCGAAAAAGGAGGAAAGTGCCGCTTCCTTACCACCGAAAGTGAAAACAAGTTCGAGGAATCCGCTTCCATCTTCTTAGGTCGGCAGGACATAAAAGTAGAAAGCATAGCATTGGAATAACTTTCTTCCGGTTTACCTGTTATATATACCATCCATAACGCTTAATTCATGAAGATATGTATACAAATAAAGTAAAGAAGATAGCTGCGGTACACGATTTATCCGGTGCAGGACGAGTATCTCTCACCGTCGTTATCCCTATCCTCTCATCCATGGGCTTTCAAGTCTGCCCTCTGCCCACAGCCGTATTATCCAGCCACACCCAATACCCGCACTTCTCCTTCTTGGACCTCACGGACGAGATGCCCAAGATTATCAACGAATGGAAGCAACTGAAGATACAGTTTGACGCTATCTATACAGGCTATCTGGGCTCTCCCCAGCAAATACAAATCGTATCCCGGTTTATTGATGATTTCCGACAACCTGACAGTCTGGTTATGATAGATCCTGTTTTGGGAGATAACGGGAAATTATATACCAACTTCGATGAACAAATGATTATGGAGATGCGCCATCTCATCCGGAAAGCCGATGTTATCACACCTAATATGACCGAACTCTTTTATCTGCTTGACAAACCTTATAAAGCAGAGAATACGGACGCGGAACTGAAAAACTATCTGCACGAAATATCAGAACACGGTCCCGGTATCGTCATTATCACCAGCGTACCCGTACAAGATGACTCGCACAAGACTTCCGTATATGCATACGACAGGCAAGGAGACCGTTATTGGAAAGTTACTTGCCCCTACCTGCCTGCTCATTACCCCGGCACAGGTGA from Phocaeicola dorei encodes the following:
- a CDS encoding pyridoxamine kinase; this translates as MYTNKVKKIAAVHDLSGAGRVSLTVVIPILSSMGFQVCPLPTAVLSSHTQYPHFSFLDLTDEMPKIINEWKQLKIQFDAIYTGYLGSPQQIQIVSRFIDDFRQPDSLVMIDPVLGDNGKLYTNFDEQMIMEMRHLIRKADVITPNMTELFYLLDKPYKAENTDAELKNYLHEISEHGPGIVIITSVPVQDDSHKTSVYAYDRQGDRYWKVTCPYLPAHYPGTGDTFTSVITGSLMQGDSLPIALDRATQFILQGIRATFGYEYDNREGILLEKVLHNLDMPIQISSYELI